From the genome of Uranotaenia lowii strain MFRU-FL chromosome 1, ASM2978415v1, whole genome shotgun sequence, one region includes:
- the LOC129738115 gene encoding uncharacterized protein LOC129738115, with translation MSTPKLWTISLLHQDFISSPNVRSRQNAAEENRDNPIILKSYMLDKVKELQGNAALDNLSQIWLIMANYQIAWDTLVKRYHNNKVLKKRQVQALFKLPTLGKESLVKLRSLLEGFERIVQTLDQVVQVADYKDLLLIDLLSSRLDPGSRRAWEEASSANEQDTLKDLVEFVQRRIRILEALPIKSVEAKSDSSSGARKVPGQFRLGHNAIQSGGTRCPVCSASHWLHNCSSFQGMPVSQRETTIRNNDLCRNCLARGHQARDCTSKYSCRQCKGRHHTLVCFKANGKQPRRTSFAQDGGKSKESGNSSTPSTDQAISNTAANERVSSNTGRVKETRILLATAVVLIEGEGGVKCPARALLDSGSECNFMSEKLCQMLKVTRKSTDVSIIEIGNSSAKARFRVAARIRSRVSDYDQNMEFLVLPKVTANLPSKSLQITTWHIPGDIQLADPSFFNSRSVDLVLGISNFFRFFRTGREMLLGEGLPQLTESVFGWVVSREVSHNSQPQLTTCNMAASGTMEEIMERFWSCEEISDPCNYSPDEARCEEQFGRTFRRDADGRYIVTLPKIEHQLEKLGNSEGTARRRFFSLERRLTRDANLHDQYKEFMASSGFH, from the exons ATGTCTACACCGAAGCTTTGGACAATCAGCCTGCTACACCAAGACTTTATTTCTTCCCCGAACGTGCGAAGTCGCCAAAATGCCGCTGAAGAAAACAGAGATAATCCTATAATCCTAAAATCCTATATGTTAGATAAGGTTAAGGAACTTCAGGGTAATGCTGCTTTAGACAATCTCTCCCAGATTTGGTTGATCAT GGCAAATTACCAAATAGCATGGGATACTTTGGTGAAGCGCTATCATAACAACAAGGTCCTTAAAAAGAGGCAGGTTCAGGCTCTTTTCAAATTACCAACATTGGGCAAGGAATCGTTGGTGAAATTGAGGTCGTTATTGGAGGGTTTCGAGCGGATTGTCCAAACCTTGGATCAGGTGGTCCAAGTAGCAGACTACAAGGATTTGCTTCTCATCGATCTTCTCAGTTCACGTTTGGACCCAGGTTCTCGTCGCGCATGGGAGGAAGCGTCATCTGCCAACGAGCAGGACACCTTGAAGGATTTAGTAGAATTTGTTCAGCGTAGAATTAGAATTCTTGAAGCTTTACCCATCAAATCAGTTGAAGCGAAATCGGATTCTTCGTCTGGAGCTAGAAAGGTGCCAGGACAATTTCGTTTGGGACACAACGCGATTCAATCAGGTGGAACTAGGTGCCCGGTGTGCTCAGCATCGCATTGGTTGCATAATTGCTCATCGTTTCAAGGGATGCCAGTTTCACAACGAGAAACAACGATTCGTAATAACGATCTCTGTCGAAATTGCCTTGCGAGAGGTCATCAGGCACGGGATTGCACCTCCAAATATTCATGTAGGCAATGCAAAGGTCGTCACCACACTTTGGTGTGCTTCAAGGCAAACGGGAAGCAACCAAGAAGGACTTCGTTCGCTCAAGATGGTGGAAAATCTAAAGAAAGTGGCAATTCTTCGACTCCCAGTACAGATCAGGCGATTTCTAACACGGCGGCCAACGAAAGGGTTTCTTCAAATACTGGTCGAGTAAAGGAAACAAGGATACTTCTCGCAACAGCAGTGGTTCTCATCGAAGGTGAAGGTGGAGTCAAATGTCCAGCAAGAGCATTGTTAGACTCAGGCTCcgagtgtaattttatgtcggAAAAATTATGCCAGATGTTGAAGGTTACGAGAAAGAGCACGGATGTGTCTATCATCGAAATAGGGAATTCCTCCGCCAAGGCAAGGTTTCGCGTAGCTGCAAGGATTCGTTCTAGAGTCTCGGATTACGACCAGAATATGGAATTTCTGGTATTGCCTAAGGTCACCGCAAACTTACCATCAAAATCATTGCAAATCACGACTTGGCATATTCCTGGCGATATACAACTGGCAGATCCATCATTTTTCAACTCACGATCAGTTGATTTGGTCCTAGGGATTTCGAACTTCTTCCGCTTTTTTCGAACTGGCAGAGAAATGTTACTTGGAGAAGGACTACCACAGCTTACAGAATCGGTTTTCGGCTGGGTGGTGTCCAGGGAAGTTTCACATAACAGTCAACCCCAACTCACGACATGCAACATGGCAGCTTCAGGTACGATGGAGGAAATTATGGAGCGATTTTGGTCTTGCGAGGAGATTTCGGATCCTTGCAACTACTCTCCCGACGAGGCGCGCTGTGAGGAACAGTTTGGGCGCACATTTCGTCGAGATGCCGATGGACGGTATATCGTGACACTCCCCAAAATCGAACACCAATTGGAAAAACTAGGAAACTCAGAAGGCACAGCTCGTAGGAGGTTTTTCAGCTTGGAGAGAAGATTAACAAGGGACGCAAATTTGCATGATCAGTACAAAGAGTTCATGGCCAGCAGCGGTTTCCACTAG